A window of Marinobacter salarius contains these coding sequences:
- a CDS encoding methyl-accepting chemotaxis protein: MLRTVRSRILFFSFLSVFALAALAVLSWSIMTRAESASEALVRENLSESWLLEDLEQDHRRLQDLAYKIKAQLMLWDEIDVEFQALTAALPEHWQFIEDNAGLSEWATENRALFESVLALIESMRPGIEGRSYYRVGQVVDFDLFPALGPMLAAINNRKEASRTTIEVSSQDLLAFLDAQKIWLLAGSAVFLMSVVLMTLWLRRSVIGRLQLLESGLREMDETSDLSRRPVITGHDEVAGVTRALVGLVSRFELFIGEVRTAAHSINDRSVSLDSQAEGVQASTDTTRRQIHYVSQSMAAIAGQASAIDLATENSATTVRDAVAANAVVQEGLRNSEQAAEHTVEVIGRVSLSIQALSESSGKIESVIGVIADIAEQTNLLALNAAIEAARAGEHGRGFAVVADEVRTLSKRTSDSTREIRQWVTDLVTGVSGVEGLLDEMRDAGGMNRRNLDALKNHLERLGNQFTELENRSAEIGDAVAVQREEIDRVGRRSRALDDSSGSLITSVDNTRQISEYLRQESVTMRQLISRFKAA, from the coding sequence ATGCTCAGAACTGTCCGCAGCCGTATTCTGTTCTTTTCCTTTCTTTCAGTGTTTGCTTTGGCCGCATTGGCGGTCCTGTCATGGAGCATTATGACTCGTGCGGAGTCTGCTTCAGAGGCATTGGTCCGGGAAAATCTTTCGGAGTCCTGGTTGCTGGAAGACCTTGAACAGGACCATCGCCGGCTGCAGGATCTTGCCTACAAGATCAAGGCACAGCTGATGCTCTGGGATGAAATCGATGTGGAATTTCAGGCTTTGACAGCGGCGTTGCCAGAGCACTGGCAATTTATCGAGGATAATGCCGGGCTGAGCGAGTGGGCGACGGAAAATCGAGCGTTGTTTGAGAGCGTGCTGGCGCTCATCGAATCCATGAGGCCCGGTATTGAAGGACGTAGCTACTATCGAGTAGGGCAAGTGGTGGATTTTGATCTGTTTCCTGCCCTCGGCCCCATGCTGGCGGCGATCAACAACCGTAAGGAAGCCAGTCGTACAACCATTGAAGTCAGTAGCCAGGACCTGCTGGCTTTCCTGGATGCCCAGAAAATCTGGCTGTTGGCGGGCTCTGCTGTATTCCTGATGTCTGTGGTCTTGATGACGCTCTGGCTTCGGCGTTCAGTGATTGGCCGTCTGCAGTTGCTGGAGTCCGGGCTGAGGGAAATGGACGAAACCTCGGATCTCTCCCGGCGTCCGGTTATTACCGGACATGATGAAGTGGCTGGTGTGACCCGCGCATTGGTAGGGTTGGTCAGCCGTTTTGAGCTCTTTATCGGAGAGGTGAGGACGGCTGCCCACAGCATCAATGACCGATCTGTGTCACTGGATTCCCAGGCCGAAGGCGTGCAGGCGTCGACTGACACCACCCGCCGACAAATCCATTATGTCAGCCAATCCATGGCGGCGATTGCCGGCCAGGCGTCGGCCATTGATTTAGCCACCGAGAATTCGGCCACTACGGTTCGAGACGCCGTGGCTGCCAATGCGGTCGTTCAGGAAGGGCTCAGAAACAGTGAACAGGCTGCTGAACACACCGTGGAGGTGATTGGTCGGGTTTCCCTTTCCATACAGGCATTGAGTGAGTCCTCGGGTAAGATTGAGAGCGTGATCGGCGTGATTGCCGATATCGCGGAGCAGACCAATTTGCTGGCCCTGAATGCAGCGATTGAAGCGGCCCGTGCCGGCGAACACGGTCGGGGATTTGCCGTGGTGGCAGACGAAGTGCGCACCCTGTCGAAGCGTACGTCCGATTCGACCAGAGAAATCCGCCAGTGGGTGACCGACCTGGTAACCGGGGTTTCCGGCGTCGAGGGCCTGCTGGATGAAATGCGGGACGCTGGAGGCATGAACCGACGGAACCTTGATGCGCTGAAAAATCACCTGGAGCGGCTGGGGAACCAGTTTACGGAGTTGGAAAACCGCAGTGCTGAAATTGGGGACGCGGTTGCCGTTCAGAGGGAGGAGATTGATCGCGTCGGGCGACGGTCCAGAGCGCTTGATGACAGTTCAGGCTCTTTGATTACCAGCGTTGATAATACCCGCCAGATCAGCGAATACCTGCGACAGGAATCGGTCACCATGCGTCAACTGATCTCACGATTTAAGGCGGCCTGA
- a CDS encoding DUF938 domain-containing protein: MVHSKPFSQACQNNRQPILERIKAVFTEPATILEIGTGTGQHAVYFAAELSHLTWQPSDRPGGAGHSLGWIQEAALANIRPPLELDVSLGSWPVDTIDGAYSANTAHIMSWEEVEAMFAGLAKRLIAGGLFCLYGPFNYEGQFTSDSNRLFDHHLRSQASHMGIRNMDDMLELAGRVRFGLESDFDMPANNRLLVWRKL, translated from the coding sequence ATGGTCCACAGCAAGCCCTTTTCACAGGCCTGTCAGAACAACAGGCAACCCATACTGGAACGCATTAAAGCGGTGTTCACCGAGCCGGCCACCATATTGGAGATCGGCACGGGAACGGGGCAGCACGCCGTTTATTTCGCAGCAGAGCTCTCCCACTTGACGTGGCAACCCAGTGATCGGCCTGGAGGTGCTGGCCATTCCCTGGGCTGGATCCAGGAGGCCGCGCTTGCCAATATCCGTCCACCACTTGAATTGGATGTTTCCCTGGGAAGCTGGCCGGTAGACACCATCGATGGCGCCTATTCCGCCAACACGGCTCACATCATGTCGTGGGAAGAGGTAGAGGCAATGTTTGCGGGGCTGGCCAAGCGCCTCATTGCGGGCGGCCTGTTCTGCCTCTATGGTCCGTTTAACTACGAAGGGCAATTTACCAGCGACAGCAATCGCCTGTTTGATCACCACCTGCGGAGCCAGGCCTCCCATATGGGCATCCGTAATATGGATGACATGCTGGAACTGGCAGGGCGAGTTCGGTTCGGGCTTGAAAGCGATTTCGATATGCCTGCCAACAATCGACTGCTGGTATGGCGTAAACTGTAA
- a CDS encoding acylphosphatase, protein MSHQRLTMLISGKVQGVCYRASAADMANSLGVTGYARNLPDGRVEIVAEGPPASLVSLRQWCRDGPPSAIVDKINATEDSATGDFTNFGVR, encoded by the coding sequence ATGAGCCACCAGAGACTCACGATGCTGATCAGCGGCAAGGTTCAGGGGGTCTGCTATCGCGCCTCCGCGGCCGACATGGCAAACAGCCTGGGTGTCACCGGCTACGCCAGAAACCTGCCGGATGGCCGCGTAGAAATCGTTGCAGAGGGCCCACCGGCGTCACTGGTTTCACTTAGACAGTGGTGTCGTGACGGCCCTCCCTCCGCAATCGTCGACAAGATCAATGCCACCGAAGACTCTGCAACCGGTGATTTCACAAACTTTGGAGTTCGGTAA
- a CDS encoding AEC family transporter yields MTLLGTFLHTLETTLPVFAMVFIGLGLRRLGWIDTNFINTASALVFRATLPTLVFLSIVRADLDTTLNPALLGFFVAATLASFVFCWLWAMRAAPTIDRGVYVQGAFRGNCGIVGLALAASLYGDFGLSAGGLLLGVVIISYNALSVVVLTAYQPSQATSWGRILGDIGRNPLILAVVVAVPFAWSGLQLPNWLMTSGDYFASLTLPLALICIGGTLSLSAMRNDRKLAISASVMKMVTLPVLCTFAAWLAGFEGRELGLMFLFFASPTAAASFVMVKALGGNDRLAANIVALTTLMASVTVTAGVFVLRTMGVA; encoded by the coding sequence ATGACACTACTCGGAACATTCCTTCATACCCTGGAGACCACGCTGCCGGTATTCGCCATGGTGTTTATCGGCCTTGGTCTCAGGCGCCTCGGCTGGATCGATACCAACTTTATCAACACGGCATCGGCGCTGGTCTTCCGCGCCACTCTACCAACACTGGTATTCCTCAGTATTGTACGCGCAGACCTTGATACTACCCTCAACCCTGCACTGCTGGGATTCTTCGTAGCCGCAACCCTGGCCAGCTTTGTCTTCTGCTGGCTTTGGGCCATGCGTGCCGCACCAACGATTGACCGGGGTGTGTATGTCCAGGGCGCTTTCAGAGGCAACTGCGGTATCGTGGGCCTCGCCCTAGCGGCCAGCCTCTATGGCGACTTCGGCCTTTCAGCCGGGGGCCTCCTGCTGGGCGTGGTCATTATTTCCTACAACGCACTTTCTGTGGTCGTCCTGACGGCCTATCAGCCGAGCCAGGCGACCAGTTGGGGACGCATCCTCGGGGACATCGGGCGCAACCCTCTCATCCTGGCCGTCGTAGTCGCGGTTCCCTTTGCCTGGTCCGGGCTGCAACTGCCGAACTGGCTAATGACCAGCGGCGACTATTTCGCGTCACTTACCTTGCCCCTGGCGCTGATTTGCATTGGCGGAACGCTGTCCTTGAGCGCCATGCGTAATGATCGCAAGCTCGCGATCAGTGCAAGTGTGATGAAGATGGTGACGTTACCGGTATTGTGTACATTCGCGGCCTGGCTGGCCGGGTTTGAAGGGCGGGAACTTGGGCTGATGTTCCTGTTCTTCGCCAGCCCGACAGCAGCGGCCAGTTTTGTCATGGTCAAGGCGCTGGGCGGCAACGACCGCCTGGCAGCCAATATCGTGGCGCTGACCACGTTGATGGCCAGCGTGACCGTTACCGCTGGGGTATTTGTGTTGCGGACAATGGGGGTGGCCTGA
- a CDS encoding isochorismatase family protein, producing MLMSAEQSTLVLIDLQKKLMPVINHGESVLSESVKLAQIARLMEVPVIVTEQIPEKLGHNADEVAALADQTVTKIHFDACGGGLLKAIPNDRKQIIIGGCEAHVCLLQTALSLLAAGFGVWVVENATGSRHDNDRDAALERLHKAGATIVTVEMVAFEWMQHSEHPRFRDVQRLIR from the coding sequence ATGCTGATGAGCGCGGAACAATCAACACTGGTTCTGATCGACCTTCAGAAAAAGCTGATGCCAGTCATTAATCATGGCGAATCGGTGCTGTCGGAATCCGTGAAGCTGGCTCAAATTGCCCGGCTCATGGAGGTGCCGGTGATTGTCACCGAGCAGATTCCCGAAAAGTTGGGCCACAATGCCGATGAAGTAGCCGCCCTTGCCGATCAGACGGTCACCAAGATCCACTTTGACGCCTGTGGCGGCGGCCTGCTGAAGGCCATCCCCAATGATCGCAAGCAGATCATTATCGGTGGCTGTGAAGCCCATGTGTGCCTGCTGCAAACCGCCCTTTCGCTTCTGGCGGCTGGTTTCGGCGTGTGGGTGGTCGAGAACGCCACCGGCTCGCGCCATGACAATGATCGTGACGCGGCCCTCGAACGCCTGCACAAAGCCGGCGCCACCATTGTGACCGTTGAAATGGTCGCCTTTGAGTGGATGCAACACAGCGAACATCCGCGCTTCCGGGACGTTCAGCGGTTAATCAGATAG
- a CDS encoding cupin domain-containing protein — protein MLNMDFSQKVVIQAGDREWIPSPAGGVLRKPLAREEAERGHATSIVRYEPGASFNRHEHPLGEEILVLEGVFSDETGDYGKGTYLRNPPGSGHAPFSKEGCVLLVKLHQFDERDTATVRIDTSTADWLPGIGGLKVMPLHEFEHEHVALVKWPANEKFQPHRHFGGEEILVLSGEFCDENGRYPAGTWIRSPHMSQHHPFVDEETVIWVKTGHLPV, from the coding sequence ATGCTCAACATGGACTTCAGCCAGAAAGTCGTCATTCAGGCCGGTGACCGGGAATGGATCCCCAGCCCGGCTGGCGGCGTACTTCGTAAACCCCTCGCCCGTGAAGAGGCCGAACGTGGCCACGCCACGAGCATCGTGCGCTATGAGCCCGGCGCCAGCTTCAACCGGCATGAACATCCCCTGGGCGAGGAAATCCTGGTACTTGAAGGAGTGTTTTCCGACGAAACCGGGGATTACGGTAAAGGCACCTACCTCCGGAATCCTCCCGGCAGTGGCCACGCGCCATTCAGCAAAGAAGGCTGCGTATTGCTTGTGAAGCTCCATCAATTCGATGAGCGTGACACAGCGACTGTGCGCATCGACACCAGCACCGCTGACTGGTTGCCTGGTATCGGTGGCTTGAAAGTAATGCCATTGCACGAGTTCGAACACGAACACGTGGCGCTGGTGAAATGGCCCGCAAACGAGAAATTCCAGCCCCACCGACATTTCGGAGGCGAAGAGATATTGGTGCTGTCAGGCGAGTTCTGCGACGAAAACGGACGTTACCCTGCAGGCACCTGGATACGAAGCCCCCATATGAGCCAGCATCACCCTTTTGTCGACGAAGAAACGGTCATCTGGGTAAAAACCGGCCACCTTCCTGTATAA
- a CDS encoding Glu/Leu/Phe/Val family dehydrogenase, whose translation MTVFTHPEFDHHEHLTFCCDPETGLRAIIAVHNTSRGPALGGCRMYPYASDEEALTDVLRLSRGMTYKSALANLDLGGGKSVIIGDPRQHKTEALLESMGRFLEQLGGLYIAAEDSGTSVADLQVMGRKTSNVAGISERPGFDGRPSNGDPSPATAWGTFVGINAAVKHKLGRSDLEGLNVAVQGIGNVGYRLARHLKEAGAKLWVYDVHQDQMDRAVAELGATPASADEILYLPVDVVAPCAMGAVLNDHSIRKLQATIVAGAANNQLATPAHDQALFERGVLYAPDFVINAGGIIDVCYERKGPDPQAVRKHVDSIANTLEEIFQRSDRDGLPTGQIADQLAEERFRHKSR comes from the coding sequence ATGACTGTATTTACGCATCCTGAATTCGACCACCACGAACATCTGACGTTTTGCTGCGATCCAGAGACCGGGCTGCGCGCCATTATTGCCGTACACAATACCTCCCGTGGACCCGCGCTGGGCGGATGCCGCATGTATCCCTACGCCAGCGACGAAGAAGCACTGACAGACGTTCTCCGCCTGTCCCGGGGGATGACTTACAAGTCGGCACTGGCCAACCTTGACCTCGGCGGTGGCAAGTCCGTCATCATCGGCGATCCACGCCAGCACAAAACCGAAGCCCTGCTTGAATCCATGGGGCGTTTCCTGGAACAGCTTGGCGGACTGTACATCGCTGCCGAGGACTCGGGCACCAGCGTAGCCGACCTCCAGGTCATGGGCCGTAAAACGTCCAATGTGGCCGGCATCAGCGAACGCCCGGGTTTTGATGGCAGGCCCAGCAACGGTGATCCCTCTCCCGCCACGGCCTGGGGCACCTTTGTGGGCATTAATGCTGCCGTTAAGCACAAGCTCGGCCGTAGCGACCTTGAGGGGTTGAATGTGGCGGTTCAGGGCATCGGCAACGTTGGTTACCGCCTGGCTCGACACCTTAAAGAAGCTGGCGCGAAACTCTGGGTCTACGACGTCCACCAGGACCAGATGGATCGGGCGGTTGCCGAGCTGGGCGCGACGCCGGCTAGCGCCGACGAAATTCTCTACCTGCCGGTAGACGTGGTTGCGCCCTGTGCCATGGGCGCTGTCCTGAATGATCACTCCATTCGTAAGCTACAGGCCACCATCGTGGCCGGCGCCGCTAACAATCAGTTGGCCACCCCGGCTCATGACCAGGCCCTGTTCGAACGTGGAGTGCTCTATGCCCCAGACTTTGTAATCAACGCTGGCGGCATTATCGACGTGTGTTACGAGCGCAAGGGACCCGACCCCCAGGCCGTTCGCAAACACGTCGATTCCATAGCCAATACCCTGGAGGAAATCTTCCAGCGCTCGGATCGCGATGGCCTGCCCACCGGGCAGATCGCCGATCAACTCGCAGAGGAGCGATTCCGGCATAAATCCCGTTGA
- a CDS encoding sodium-dependent transporter, which translates to MSNASSSAEGGAMGQATAKRGLWSSRLAFILAATGSAVGLGNIWKFPYITGENGGGAFVLVYLLCIAAVGLPIMMAEVLVGRRGGHSPVNSMRAITSQEGLKPAWRWVAAVGVLAGFLILSFYSVIGGWAISYVGTAATGQLAGQSAESIGAIFSGLLGDPIKLLLWHTLFMALVMVVVARGVRSGLERAVSILMPALFVLLLIVVGYAMTTGHFGQAVAFLFQPDFSKLTTSGVLVALGHAFFTLSLGMGVMMAYGSYLPKNISIAKTSVTVSIMDTAVALLAGLAIFPIVFANGLEPGAGPGLIFQTLPLAFGQMPMGSLFGTLFFVLLIFAAWTSGISLLEPIVEWLEEQKGLNRTVSTVGAGIVCWLLGVASVLSLNLWSDVTPLGMFAMFEGKTIFDLLDFLTANILLPLGGLLVAVFVGWTMSRQALESELGMSPGTFSVWYRVLRYFTPVAVAVVFVYNLV; encoded by the coding sequence ATGAGTAATGCTTCTTCATCCGCTGAAGGCGGTGCCATGGGCCAGGCGACAGCCAAGCGTGGGCTGTGGTCTTCGCGCCTGGCATTCATACTTGCCGCGACGGGCTCAGCAGTGGGCCTGGGTAATATCTGGAAATTCCCCTACATCACCGGTGAAAACGGCGGTGGCGCCTTCGTCCTGGTATACCTGCTGTGCATTGCGGCGGTGGGCCTACCCATTATGATGGCCGAGGTATTAGTCGGTCGCCGTGGCGGTCACAGCCCCGTTAACAGCATGCGGGCCATAACCAGCCAGGAAGGCCTGAAACCGGCCTGGCGTTGGGTGGCGGCCGTCGGGGTCCTGGCGGGGTTCCTGATCCTCTCTTTCTATTCGGTGATCGGCGGATGGGCGATTTCCTATGTGGGCACCGCCGCCACCGGCCAGTTGGCGGGCCAGTCGGCTGAGTCCATAGGCGCCATTTTCTCCGGCCTGTTGGGCGATCCCATCAAGCTGCTTCTGTGGCATACCCTGTTCATGGCGTTGGTGATGGTCGTGGTCGCACGAGGCGTACGTTCCGGGCTTGAGCGCGCTGTCAGCATTCTGATGCCGGCCCTGTTCGTGCTCCTGCTGATTGTCGTGGGCTATGCGATGACCACTGGCCACTTTGGCCAGGCCGTCGCCTTCCTGTTCCAGCCCGACTTCTCGAAGCTCACCACTTCGGGCGTCTTGGTTGCCCTGGGCCACGCTTTCTTCACGCTCAGCCTCGGCATGGGCGTCATGATGGCCTACGGCTCCTATCTGCCAAAAAACATCTCCATCGCCAAAACCTCCGTGACCGTCTCTATCATGGATACCGCCGTGGCCTTACTGGCCGGGTTGGCTATCTTCCCAATCGTATTTGCCAATGGCCTTGAGCCAGGCGCCGGTCCCGGCCTGATTTTCCAAACCCTGCCACTGGCATTCGGGCAAATGCCTATGGGCAGCCTCTTCGGTACGCTGTTCTTCGTGTTGCTGATCTTTGCCGCCTGGACATCCGGCATTTCGCTGCTGGAGCCCATTGTCGAATGGCTTGAGGAACAGAAGGGGTTGAACCGTACGGTGAGCACCGTCGGAGCAGGCATCGTCTGCTGGTTACTGGGTGTGGCCTCCGTGCTTTCACTGAACCTGTGGTCGGACGTGACACCGCTGGGCATGTTTGCGATGTTCGAAGGCAAAACCATCTTCGATCTTCTGGACTTCCTGACCGCAAATATCCTGCTGCCCCTGGGTGGATTGCTGGTCGCCGTGTTTGTTGGCTGGACAATGTCTCGACAGGCGCTGGAAAGCGAACTGGGCATGTCACCGGGCACATTCTCGGTCTGGTATCGCGTCCTGCGTTACTTCACACCCGTTGCTGTCGCCGTCGTGTTCGTCTACAACCTGGTATAA
- a CDS encoding MFS transporter, which translates to MGSIHGRLLAPSPEWATLPVGLVVVGTVLAIKPATWMMERLGRKPVMLLGALAGTVSGLLGALAAWNASFPFLCAAAVVGGTGLAVVHQYRFAAMESVAPGMAGSAAARVLLGGLVAAWLGPEIALVGGGGQAEYPFMGGWLALSVVQVLAMVVLVFGYRASGERVREALGEGGRPMTDILRQPVIWAAISAAAIGYALMSFIMTATPLSMTEVADHPLEDAKWVIQIHIMAMYLPSLVSGWLIRVVGIPRMMGLGLLAYLGCVALAFSGISFHHYLFALILLGVGWNFLFVGGTTLLPQGYRDEERFRVQGLNDLMVFGSQATAALSAGAVLAAFDWNGLLLIAIPFLVLHGVLMAVWLMSRPQDRGRHPA; encoded by the coding sequence ATCGGAAGCATTCACGGACGTCTTCTGGCGCCATCGCCTGAGTGGGCAACCCTGCCCGTGGGCCTTGTGGTTGTAGGAACGGTCCTGGCTATTAAGCCTGCTACGTGGATGATGGAGCGCCTGGGGCGCAAGCCGGTTATGTTGCTTGGCGCGCTGGCGGGTACCGTGTCCGGGTTGCTCGGTGCGCTGGCAGCCTGGAATGCAAGTTTCCCGTTCTTGTGCGCTGCGGCGGTTGTGGGCGGAACCGGGCTGGCGGTGGTTCACCAATACCGCTTTGCGGCCATGGAATCGGTGGCGCCCGGGATGGCTGGCTCCGCCGCAGCCAGGGTACTCCTCGGTGGTCTTGTAGCGGCGTGGCTGGGGCCGGAAATTGCGCTTGTCGGTGGTGGAGGTCAAGCCGAATACCCTTTCATGGGCGGTTGGCTTGCACTGAGTGTCGTGCAGGTGCTTGCCATGGTCGTACTGGTTTTCGGGTACCGCGCCAGCGGGGAGCGAGTCCGGGAAGCCTTGGGGGAGGGCGGTCGCCCGATGACCGACATCCTGAGGCAACCGGTCATATGGGCGGCGATCAGTGCCGCCGCCATCGGTTATGCCCTCATGAGTTTTATCATGACGGCAACACCGCTGAGTATGACAGAAGTGGCCGATCACCCGCTTGAAGATGCCAAGTGGGTCATTCAGATTCATATCATGGCTATGTATCTGCCGTCGCTGGTCAGTGGCTGGTTAATTCGTGTGGTGGGTATTCCGAGGATGATGGGGCTGGGATTGCTGGCCTATCTGGGGTGTGTGGCCCTGGCGTTCAGCGGTATCAGCTTTCACCATTACCTGTTTGCACTCATCCTGTTGGGGGTTGGCTGGAACTTCCTGTTTGTCGGTGGCACCACGCTGTTGCCGCAGGGATATCGCGATGAGGAGCGGTTCCGTGTTCAGGGGCTCAACGACCTGATGGTATTCGGCTCGCAGGCGACAGCTGCACTGAGTGCTGGTGCGGTATTGGCGGCGTTTGACTGGAATGGACTGTTGCTGATTGCCATACCGTTCCTGGTGTTACACGGTGTCTTGATGGCCGTTTGGCTGATGAGCCGGCCCCAGGACAGGGGCCGGCATCCCGCTTGA
- the ltrA gene encoding group II intron reverse transcriptase/maturase, translating to MKTEATRMGQGIQEGAGRYPAETEVRVEADAGAHSWTNAEPNTLMEQVLERPNLMRAYQRVVSNKGAAGVDQMPVMALKGHLQQHWPTLRERLLAGDYHPQPVRRVSIPKPQGGERTLGIPTVQDRLIQQALHQVLSPTLEPTFSDHSYGFRPGRSAHQAVKAMQQHINDGHRWVVDLDLAQFFDRVNHDVLMSLLACRIADRRILTLIRRYLQAGMLEGGLVSPRREGTPQGGPLSPLLSNVLLTELDRELERRGHRFCRYADDCNIYVSSKRSGERVMASITHFLETRLRLKVNTVKSAVDRPWRRSFLGYSVSWHKRQVRLRVAPKSLKAFMAKLRPLLKRSRGQSLTTTIRNLNPVLRGWANYYRLTASKRSVEALDGWIRRRLRLILWQQWKRTRTRARNLVRLGLTEIRAWRSATNGRGPWWNSGATHMNAALPKRVFDRLSLVSLLDTMTRLQSRP from the coding sequence ATGAAGACAGAAGCGACCCGGATGGGGCAGGGCATTCAGGAAGGCGCTGGACGGTATCCGGCAGAGACTGAAGTCCGTGTCGAGGCAGACGCGGGGGCTCACTCGTGGACGAACGCGGAGCCGAACACGCTGATGGAACAGGTGCTTGAGCGCCCGAACCTGATGCGTGCGTATCAGCGGGTGGTATCCAATAAGGGTGCCGCCGGTGTCGATCAGATGCCGGTGATGGCCCTGAAGGGCCACCTGCAACAGCATTGGCCAACGCTGCGCGAGCGGCTGTTGGCCGGAGACTACCATCCTCAACCGGTCCGCCGGGTCAGTATCCCCAAGCCGCAAGGCGGGGAGCGGACACTGGGTATCCCAACGGTGCAGGACCGCCTGATCCAACAAGCCCTTCACCAGGTGCTGAGCCCGACGCTGGAACCGACCTTCTCGGATCACAGCTATGGGTTCCGCCCCGGTCGAAGTGCCCACCAGGCGGTCAAGGCGATGCAGCAACACATCAACGACGGCCACCGCTGGGTGGTCGATCTGGATCTGGCCCAGTTCTTTGACCGGGTCAACCACGATGTGCTGATGAGCCTGCTGGCTTGTCGCATAGCCGACCGGCGGATACTCACCCTGATCCGGCGTTACCTGCAAGCCGGCATGCTCGAAGGAGGACTGGTCAGCCCGAGACGGGAAGGCACGCCGCAAGGCGGCCCCCTGTCGCCCTTGCTCTCTAACGTGCTCCTGACCGAACTGGATCGGGAGCTGGAGCGGCGGGGACACCGGTTCTGCCGCTATGCGGACGACTGCAACATTTACGTCAGCAGCAAAAGATCCGGCGAACGGGTGATGGCCAGTATTACCCACTTCCTGGAAACGCGCTTGCGCCTGAAGGTGAATACGGTGAAAAGCGCCGTGGACCGCCCCTGGCGTCGGAGCTTTCTGGGTTACAGCGTGAGCTGGCATAAACGTCAGGTCCGGTTGAGAGTCGCGCCCAAAAGCCTGAAGGCCTTCATGGCCAAGCTTCGCCCCCTGCTGAAACGGTCACGGGGACAGTCGTTGACGACCACCATCCGGAACCTGAACCCGGTGCTGAGAGGCTGGGCAAATTACTATCGCCTGACCGCCTCGAAGCGTTCGGTCGAAGCCCTGGATGGCTGGATAAGACGGCGGCTTCGCCTGATCCTGTGGCAGCAGTGGAAGCGGACCCGCACGCGGGCCCGCAACCTGGTACGGCTAGGCTTGACTGAGATAAGGGCTTGGAGGAGCGCGACCAATGGTCGTGGACCCTGGTGGAACAGTGGCGCGACTCATATGAACGCGGCCCTGCCTAAGAGGGTATTCGACCGTCTGTCTCTGGTAAGCTTGCTGGATACGATGACTCGGCTTCAGAGCCGACCATGA
- a CDS encoding CheR family methyltransferase — translation MKAEITPQEYEAFKTFLQDACGILLGDNKQYLVKSRLRRIMEENKLSTLGDLLDRVKRTGRSSLKEVVIDAMTTNETLWFRDNHPFRILQEKLLPEFGDRKSAQSLRIWSAACSTGQEPYSVAMIIEEFRRQRPGRLRDVKITATDISKSVLEVARRGEYEMIAIGRGLSPERQKQFFTPAMNGSWQIRPQIKSMVEFRELNLLERYMLGKFDIVMCRNVLIYFSAELKKDILTRIHATLNPGGYLILGASESLNGLPHLYEMVQCHPGIIYRKK, via the coding sequence ATGAAAGCTGAGATAACCCCCCAGGAATACGAGGCCTTTAAGACATTCCTGCAGGATGCGTGTGGAATTTTGCTCGGGGACAACAAGCAGTACCTGGTGAAAAGCCGGTTACGGCGGATCATGGAAGAGAACAAGTTGAGTACCCTGGGTGATCTGCTGGATCGCGTGAAGCGAACCGGTCGCAGCAGTTTGAAGGAAGTCGTGATCGATGCGATGACGACGAATGAGACACTTTGGTTCAGGGACAATCACCCGTTCCGCATCCTGCAGGAAAAGCTGCTGCCGGAGTTCGGCGACAGAAAATCAGCGCAGTCACTCCGTATCTGGTCGGCAGCCTGCTCGACAGGGCAGGAGCCCTATTCGGTAGCGATGATTATTGAAGAATTTCGTCGTCAGCGGCCGGGTAGGCTGCGGGATGTGAAGATCACCGCCACCGACATCTCCAAAAGCGTTCTTGAGGTTGCACGGCGCGGCGAGTACGAGATGATTGCCATTGGCCGGGGACTGTCGCCCGAGCGTCAGAAGCAGTTCTTCACTCCCGCGATGAACGGTAGCTGGCAAATCCGACCGCAGATCAAGAGCATGGTTGAGTTCCGGGAACTCAACCTGCTCGAACGCTACATGCTCGGAAAGTTTGATATCGTTATGTGCCGGAACGTACTGATCTATTTCTCGGCAGAGCTTAAAAAGGACATCCTGACCCGTATCCACGCCACTCTCAATCCCGGTGGTTACCTGATACTGGGAGCATCGGAATCGCTGAACGGGTTGCCTCATCTCTACGAAATGGTGCAGTGCCACCCAGGGATCATCTACCGCAAAAAATAG